One genomic region from Terriglobus aquaticus encodes:
- the kdpC gene encoding potassium-transporting ATPase subunit KdpC, translating into MKKTIVTATLYTAITAVLLGLIYPAVITGISMLLFRDRATGQLITRNGDVIGSRIIGQPFTGATYFHSRPSAAGTGYDAQSSSGSNLAPSSKTLVDRVNTSVKSEAEGSTDVPVDLVTASASGLDPDITPAAALYQVPRIARERHLSADAVTQLVQANTTPRQLGLLGEPRVNVLQLNLALDQLHP; encoded by the coding sequence ATGAAGAAGACCATCGTCACCGCAACGCTCTACACGGCCATCACGGCCGTCCTCCTTGGCCTGATCTACCCCGCGGTCATCACCGGCATCTCTATGCTTCTCTTCCGCGACAGGGCCACCGGTCAACTCATCACCCGCAACGGAGATGTGATCGGCTCCAGGATCATCGGGCAGCCGTTCACCGGAGCGACCTACTTCCACAGCCGGCCGTCCGCGGCGGGCACCGGATACGACGCCCAGTCCAGCAGCGGCTCCAACTTGGCTCCGTCCAGCAAAACCCTGGTGGACCGCGTGAATACCAGCGTGAAGTCTGAGGCGGAGGGCAGCACCGATGTTCCAGTAGACCTGGTCACCGCTTCCGCCTCCGGTCTGGATCCAGACATCACCCCAGCCGCCGCGCTGTACCAGGTGCCGCGCATCGCCCGCGAACGCCACCTGAGCGCGGACGCGGTGACCCAACTCGTTCAGGCCAACACCACGCCACGCCAGCTTGGCTTGTTGGGTGAACCACGCGTCAACGTGCTGCAACTGAACCTGGCGCTGGACCAGTTGCACCCGTAG
- the kdpA gene encoding potassium-transporting ATPase subunit KdpA, giving the protein MTLNGWLQIGLFMAIVLLLAKPLGSFITAVFEHRRTFLDPVLAPIERLLYRVTGVKQDEEMTWWQYTNAMLIFSLASLVLTYVIQRVQHLLPLNPQNLPNVAADLALNTAVSFTTNTNWQSYTPETTMSYLTQMVGLATHNFWSAAVGLALAIAFIRGIARREMKTLGNFWVDLTRGTLWILLPISAVLALVLVSQGVVQNFRPYDTAKLVETQKTTGSDGKTTTVSTQTIAQGPVASQEAIKMLGTNGGGFFNANSAHPFENPTPLTNLLQMLAIFLIPAALTVTLGQMVKSPKHGWAVLAAMVILWFAGTFVCYWAEAQGNPQLAHVDQHVSATQSGGNMEGKEVRFGIANTALFATVTTDASCGAVNGMHDSFTPLGGLVPMVNILLGEIVFGGVGAGMYGMLVFVILAVFIAGLMVGRTPEYLGKKIEAYDVQMSMLYLLIFPLIILSLAAIAIRMPVLGLGSLTNHGPHGLSEILYAYASATGNNGSAFAGLSANTHWYNFSLAVAMFAGRFLMLIPMMAIAGSLAAKKIVPASAGTFPVTTPLFTVLLTGIILIVGALTFFPVLSLGPILEHLLLRAGQLF; this is encoded by the coding sequence ATGACTCTGAATGGTTGGCTGCAAATTGGCTTGTTCATGGCGATTGTGTTGCTTCTGGCGAAGCCGCTGGGCAGCTTCATCACCGCCGTCTTCGAACACCGCCGCACCTTTCTCGATCCTGTGTTGGCGCCAATAGAACGTCTGCTGTACCGCGTGACCGGAGTCAAACAAGACGAGGAGATGACGTGGTGGCAGTACACCAACGCCATGCTCATCTTCAGCCTGGCGTCTCTGGTGCTTACCTATGTGATCCAGCGCGTGCAGCACCTGCTGCCCCTGAACCCGCAGAACCTGCCCAACGTGGCGGCAGACCTGGCGCTGAACACCGCTGTCTCGTTCACGACGAACACCAATTGGCAGTCGTACACGCCGGAAACGACCATGAGCTACCTGACTCAGATGGTCGGTCTGGCCACGCACAACTTCTGGTCCGCAGCCGTTGGTCTGGCACTCGCGATCGCGTTCATTCGTGGCATCGCCCGCCGCGAGATGAAGACGCTCGGCAACTTCTGGGTCGACCTGACGCGCGGCACGCTGTGGATCCTGCTGCCGATTTCCGCCGTGCTCGCGTTGGTGCTGGTATCGCAGGGAGTCGTGCAAAACTTCCGGCCCTACGACACAGCAAAGCTCGTCGAGACACAGAAGACGACCGGCTCTGACGGCAAGACAACAACCGTGTCCACGCAGACCATTGCACAGGGCCCGGTAGCCTCGCAGGAAGCCATCAAGATGCTCGGCACCAACGGTGGCGGCTTCTTCAATGCAAACAGCGCCCACCCGTTTGAGAACCCCACGCCGCTGACCAACCTGCTGCAAATGCTGGCGATCTTTCTGATACCTGCGGCCCTGACGGTCACTCTAGGCCAGATGGTGAAGTCTCCGAAGCACGGCTGGGCTGTGCTCGCCGCCATGGTCATTCTGTGGTTCGCCGGCACGTTCGTTTGCTACTGGGCAGAGGCACAGGGCAATCCGCAACTCGCGCATGTAGACCAGCACGTCTCCGCGACGCAGAGCGGCGGCAACATGGAAGGCAAGGAAGTTCGCTTCGGCATTGCGAACACCGCCCTGTTCGCAACCGTGACCACTGACGCAAGCTGCGGTGCCGTGAATGGCATGCATGACAGCTTCACACCGCTCGGCGGCCTCGTTCCCATGGTTAACATCCTGCTGGGCGAAATCGTTTTTGGCGGCGTGGGCGCGGGCATGTACGGCATGCTGGTCTTCGTCATCCTCGCGGTGTTCATCGCCGGTCTCATGGTCGGCCGCACGCCGGAGTACCTCGGCAAGAAGATCGAAGCGTATGACGTGCAGATGTCAATGCTGTATCTGCTCATCTTTCCGCTCATCATCCTGAGCCTGGCGGCCATCGCGATTCGCATGCCGGTTCTGGGCCTAGGCAGCTTGACCAACCACGGACCGCACGGCCTATCGGAGATCCTGTACGCGTACGCCTCCGCCACCGGCAATAACGGATCCGCCTTCGCTGGCCTCAGCGCCAACACGCACTGGTACAACTTCTCGCTCGCCGTTGCGATGTTCGCTGGCCGCTTCCTCATGCTGATTCCCATGATGGCCATCGCTGGCAGCCTAGCCGCGAAGAAGATTGTGCCCGCCTCCGCCGGCACCTTCCCGGTCACCACGCCCCTGTTCACGGTGCTGCTCACGGGCATCATCCTGATTGTCGGCGCGCTCACCTTTTTCCCAGTGCTCAGCCTTGGTCCAATACTGGAACATCTGCTGCTCCGCGCGGGCCAACTCTTCTAA
- the kdpF gene encoding K(+)-transporting ATPase subunit F: protein MILNVALLTIAVLLMVYLVYALLRPEKF from the coding sequence ATGATCCTGAATGTGGCTCTTCTGACTATCGCGGTTCTGCTGATGGTGTATCTCGTGTACGCCTTGTTGCGCCCGGAGAAGTTCTAA
- a CDS encoding histidine kinase, whose protein sequence is MTVRKTPEDWLHSSEAEGEKQKGRFKVFLGYAPGVGKTYSMLSEGLRRLQRGEDVVIGVVETHGRAGTAEVSQKLEQVPRRDLDYRGTIFQEMDVDAILKRAPQVVLVDELAHTNVVGSRFEKRYEDVLLLLENRIDVLTTVNIQHIESLTTRVQALTGVTVREQVPDWVLDRADEIVIADLTPEALITRMRRGDIYPPDRIERSLANFFRRGNLIALREMALQKVTKAVDRHLDDYVRRKRLGAHWAVTERIAVCISSNPQARDLIARGARLAEGMDGELFVVHVETERDEDPERQHTLQAHLQFASNLGAEIVHLKGKSVASATAEYVTQHRITQVIFGRSALHGLRKYLYHLAIQKFMTEAPHVDLHIVTQEES, encoded by the coding sequence ATGACCGTTCGGAAGACACCGGAAGACTGGTTGCACAGCAGCGAGGCGGAAGGCGAGAAGCAGAAGGGCCGCTTCAAGGTCTTTCTTGGCTACGCTCCGGGTGTCGGCAAGACGTACAGCATGTTGAGCGAGGGCCTGCGGCGGTTGCAGCGCGGCGAGGACGTGGTCATCGGTGTCGTCGAAACGCACGGCCGCGCAGGCACAGCGGAGGTAAGCCAGAAACTCGAGCAGGTGCCCCGGCGCGACCTCGATTATCGCGGAACCATCTTTCAGGAGATGGATGTAGACGCGATTCTCAAGCGCGCTCCGCAGGTGGTGCTGGTCGACGAATTAGCACACACCAACGTGGTGGGCAGCCGCTTTGAAAAGCGCTACGAAGACGTTCTGCTGCTGCTCGAAAACAGAATCGACGTTCTCACCACGGTCAACATCCAGCACATTGAAAGCCTGACTACGCGCGTGCAGGCACTGACCGGCGTGACCGTGCGCGAGCAGGTGCCCGACTGGGTGCTGGACCGCGCCGACGAAATCGTTATCGCCGACCTGACCCCGGAAGCACTCATCACGCGCATGCGGCGCGGTGACATCTATCCGCCGGATCGCATCGAGCGCTCACTGGCGAACTTCTTCCGACGCGGCAATCTGATCGCCCTGCGCGAGATGGCATTGCAAAAAGTCACCAAGGCGGTCGACCGCCACCTGGACGACTACGTTCGCCGTAAACGCCTGGGTGCGCACTGGGCGGTTACGGAGCGCATCGCCGTGTGCATCAGCAGCAATCCGCAGGCGCGCGACCTGATCGCACGCGGCGCCAGATTGGCCGAGGGCATGGACGGCGAGTTGTTCGTAGTTCACGTAGAGACGGAGCGCGACGAAGATCCGGAGCGGCAACACACCCTGCAGGCGCACCTGCAGTTCGCGAGCAATCTGGGTGCGGAGATCGTTCACCTGAAAGGGAAAAGTGTCGCGTCTGCCACGGCCGAATACGTCACGCAGCACCGCATCACCCAGGTGATCTTCGGCCGATCTGCCCTGCACGGCCTGCGCAAGTACCTGTACCATCTCGCCATCCAGAAGTTCATGACCGAAGCGCCACACGTCGATCTGCACATCGTCACCCAGGAGGAATCGTGA
- a CDS encoding Gfo/Idh/MocA family protein — protein MGIKEWLGMAAEKKVRYAIVGVGDIAQEDMMPGVDHTGNSVITALVTSDPAKARELGEKYDVEATYTYEQFSEALRSGTFDAIYLATPNWRHAEFIVPALNAGIHVLTEKPMEVSTEQCRKILEAERAAKSAGGAKLMVAYRLHFEPATLATIDTIRSGDLGRITTFSSTFAQMVDPSNHRAHHGDLAGPVLDMGPYPVNAARYILEDEPTEVASAVGTKHPESGLPQDFYDTVAVTLRFPGERLAQFSVSYFGNTTNSLTAVGDKGTVVLDPCYMFGKPLEQTIAIKDDKSTKSFKNTDHFGGELKYFSDCILNNTDPEPDGEEGFADVRVLEGVLEALKTSAPVKLQTFTRTKRIDTAAQKQTLGAVSTPDLVDAKNPGKGVEKQPKN, from the coding sequence ATGGGCATCAAGGAATGGCTCGGCATGGCAGCCGAAAAGAAAGTGCGCTATGCCATCGTCGGCGTAGGGGACATCGCACAGGAAGACATGATGCCCGGTGTGGACCACACCGGCAACTCTGTTATTACCGCCCTGGTCACCAGCGACCCCGCCAAAGCCAGGGAACTGGGCGAGAAGTACGACGTAGAAGCGACCTATACCTACGAGCAGTTCAGCGAAGCCCTGCGGTCCGGCACGTTCGACGCCATCTATCTCGCAACCCCGAACTGGCGGCACGCCGAGTTCATCGTTCCTGCGCTCAACGCCGGTATCCACGTGCTCACGGAAAAGCCGATGGAAGTCTCCACCGAGCAGTGCAGGAAGATTCTTGAGGCGGAGCGTGCCGCGAAGTCCGCTGGCGGTGCAAAGCTGATGGTCGCGTATCGCCTGCACTTTGAACCGGCAACGCTCGCCACAATCGACACGATCCGTTCGGGCGATCTGGGCCGCATCACGACGTTCAGCTCTACCTTTGCCCAGATGGTGGACCCCTCAAACCATCGCGCGCATCACGGCGACCTCGCCGGTCCGGTGCTCGACATGGGACCCTACCCTGTCAACGCCGCTCGCTACATCCTGGAAGACGAGCCCACCGAGGTAGCCAGCGCGGTTGGGACGAAGCATCCCGAATCCGGCCTGCCGCAGGACTTCTACGACACCGTCGCGGTCACGCTGCGGTTCCCGGGCGAGCGCCTGGCACAGTTCAGCGTCTCCTACTTCGGCAATACTACGAACAGCCTGACCGCTGTAGGCGACAAGGGCACTGTGGTGCTCGATCCCTGCTACATGTTCGGCAAGCCGCTGGAACAGACGATCGCAATCAAAGACGACAAGTCGACGAAGAGCTTCAAGAATACCGATCACTTCGGGGGCGAACTGAAGTACTTCAGCGATTGCATTCTGAACAACACCGATCCCGAACCCGACGGCGAGGAAGGCTTTGCCGATGTCCGAGTCCTGGAGGGAGTACTGGAAGCGCTGAAGACTAGCGCACCGGTCAAGCTGCAAACCTTCACACGTACCAAGCGGATTGACACAGCGGCGCAGAAACAGACCCTGGGTGCAGTCAGCACACCGGACCTGGTGGACGCGAAGAATCCTGGTAAAGGTGTAGAAAAACAGCCAAAGAACTAG
- a CDS encoding TetR/AcrR family transcriptional regulator yields the protein MPAVASSLSARVRRNEALSEIRTGEILTAATRVFGRKGYEATRAEDIAAAAGIAKGTLYLYFDSKEAIYSATVSRACRELRAELERHTAQVTGFQEKLRTALQVRLEYWTENQSIYRLLLTVGREQKHRRQTADFLRAAQRDYKTLLQDGVDAGEFACDDLEQLAWATLDLVRGASERRIDKLGESDPRQDALRITAFVLAQNTRRPSSRKR from the coding sequence GTGCCTGCAGTTGCGTCTTCTCTTTCCGCACGCGTCCGCCGCAACGAAGCTCTCTCCGAGATCCGGACAGGGGAGATCCTGACGGCTGCAACGCGGGTGTTTGGGCGCAAGGGATACGAAGCCACTCGTGCGGAAGACATTGCTGCCGCCGCGGGCATCGCCAAAGGAACGCTGTACCTGTACTTCGACAGCAAAGAAGCCATCTATAGCGCGACCGTGAGCCGGGCCTGCCGCGAGCTGCGCGCCGAACTGGAACGGCATACCGCGCAGGTCACCGGATTCCAAGAAAAGCTACGGACCGCGCTGCAGGTCCGGCTGGAGTATTGGACAGAAAACCAGTCCATTTACAGATTGTTGCTGACCGTTGGCCGGGAGCAGAAGCATCGAAGGCAGACGGCCGACTTCTTGCGGGCCGCGCAGCGCGACTACAAGACGCTGCTGCAGGATGGGGTGGATGCGGGCGAGTTTGCCTGCGACGACCTAGAGCAGCTTGCCTGGGCGACGCTGGACCTAGTGCGCGGCGCAAGTGAGCGGCGTATCGATAAGTTAGGCGAGAGTGATCCGCGGCAGGATGCGCTGCGGATTACCGCGTTTGTGCTGGCGCAGAACACACGCCGGCCAAGTTCGCGGAAGCGTTGA
- a CDS encoding response regulator transcription factor — protein sequence MSRILIVDDEPQITRMLRASLVSSGYEVIKAGNGREGLEVFESSKPDLVITDLSMPVMDGLALTEAIRRISRVPIIVLSVRATEGMKIDALDAGADDYVTKPFAMPELLARVRAQLRRQALPPQESTTPEGTLNAGDFELNPEVHRVLVRGVDVRLTPKEFQLLAALLQKPDRILTHRALGRFIWGAAEEGQVEKLRTLVAQLRKKIEHGEHRYIHSEPWVGYRLTPSPENL from the coding sequence GTGAGCCGCATCCTCATCGTCGACGACGAGCCCCAGATCACCCGCATGCTGCGCGCTTCCCTGGTCAGCAGCGGCTACGAGGTGATCAAGGCGGGCAACGGCCGCGAAGGCCTTGAGGTCTTCGAATCGTCAAAGCCAGACCTGGTCATTACCGACCTAAGCATGCCCGTAATGGACGGGCTTGCACTGACCGAGGCGATCCGCCGCATCTCTCGCGTGCCCATCATCGTTCTTAGCGTTCGCGCGACCGAAGGCATGAAGATCGACGCCCTGGACGCGGGCGCAGATGACTATGTGACCAAGCCTTTCGCCATGCCGGAGTTGCTGGCCCGTGTGCGCGCACAGTTACGTCGCCAGGCCCTGCCGCCGCAGGAAAGCACGACACCCGAAGGCACGCTGAACGCAGGCGACTTCGAACTAAACCCGGAAGTCCACCGTGTGCTGGTGCGCGGTGTGGACGTGCGCCTGACACCGAAGGAGTTTCAGTTACTTGCGGCTCTGTTGCAGAAGCCGGATCGCATCCTGACCCATCGAGCTCTTGGTCGTTTCATTTGGGGCGCTGCCGAAGAGGGGCAAGTCGAGAAGCTGCGCACTCTGGTAGCGCAACTGCGTAAGAAGATTGAGCACGGCGAACATCGCTACATTCACAGCGAGCCCTGGGTGGGCTACCGGCTTACTCCCTCGCCTGAGAACTTATAA
- a CDS encoding DHA2 family efflux MFS transporter permease subunit, which produces MPEQSVVQTEQALAPAATRFEPDVPLSSPAQGGPTVLEAVKQINPWIVALVVTMGTFMEVLDTSIANVALPHIAGALSSSQDESTWVLTSYLVANAIILPISGWISSVIGRRNFYLISVVLFTVFSAACGLAPSLAALVIFRVLQGLAGGGLQPSVQAILADAFPGEKRGMAMAVYTIAILVAPVLGPTLGGWITDNYSWRWIFYINIPVGLACAFFTRIVLHDPPQLVAKRLLNKGKKLQIDGTGLALISIGLASLEVVLDKGQELDWFGSSFICWTAFIAIACLLTAVWWELRVKAPVVNLRLLAERNFGMCCVIVLGVYTALYASTFLEPQFLQELMGYTATSAGIAVSPAGLVTMLEVPIVGWMLGRGSDARRFIFAGIATMVLGTWWLSLANLSVSESSFIWPRVVQVMGLGMVTVPLSTIMFRFLPSDQSSNAAGLYALVRNEGGSIGIAVASTFLQRTAQAHQAYLGANLTASNPLAQRALQAVGNAQGFSAANQGIAGLSELYGRLREQAQLLAYMDQYRLFTYLLIFLLPLVFFLKRPPRIIGKIELDAH; this is translated from the coding sequence ATGCCAGAACAGAGCGTCGTACAAACCGAGCAGGCACTCGCACCGGCGGCCACCCGCTTTGAGCCGGACGTGCCCCTGAGTTCGCCCGCACAGGGCGGCCCAACGGTGCTTGAGGCCGTCAAGCAGATCAACCCCTGGATCGTTGCACTCGTCGTCACCATGGGCACGTTCATGGAGGTGCTCGACACGTCCATCGCCAACGTCGCGCTGCCACACATTGCGGGCGCCCTGTCCAGCTCGCAGGACGAGTCCACCTGGGTGCTCACCAGCTACCTGGTCGCCAATGCGATCATCCTGCCCATCTCCGGCTGGATCTCCTCCGTCATCGGCCGCCGCAACTTCTATCTAATCTCCGTGGTCCTGTTCACGGTATTCTCCGCCGCGTGCGGACTGGCTCCGTCGCTCGCCGCTCTCGTAATCTTTCGCGTTCTGCAGGGACTAGCTGGTGGCGGCCTGCAACCCAGCGTCCAGGCCATTCTGGCCGACGCGTTTCCCGGCGAAAAGCGAGGCATGGCCATGGCCGTGTACACCATCGCCATCCTGGTTGCGCCCGTTCTGGGACCCACGCTCGGCGGCTGGATCACCGATAACTACTCCTGGCGCTGGATCTTTTACATCAACATTCCCGTGGGCCTGGCGTGTGCCTTCTTCACGCGCATCGTTCTGCACGACCCGCCGCAACTGGTCGCCAAGCGCCTGTTGAACAAGGGCAAGAAGCTGCAGATTGACGGCACCGGCCTGGCACTCATTTCCATCGGCCTCGCCTCACTCGAAGTTGTGCTCGATAAGGGCCAGGAGCTCGACTGGTTCGGCAGCAGCTTCATTTGCTGGACGGCATTCATCGCGATCGCCTGCCTGCTGACAGCCGTCTGGTGGGAGCTGCGAGTTAAGGCACCGGTGGTGAACCTGCGGCTGTTGGCTGAGCGGAACTTCGGAATGTGCTGCGTGATCGTGCTCGGCGTGTACACGGCTCTGTACGCGTCTACCTTCCTGGAGCCACAGTTTCTGCAGGAGTTGATGGGATACACCGCGACCAGCGCGGGCATCGCCGTGTCGCCGGCCGGCCTGGTGACCATGCTGGAAGTCCCGATCGTGGGCTGGATGCTCGGCAGGGGCTCGGACGCACGGCGGTTTATTTTCGCGGGCATCGCGACCATGGTGCTGGGCACCTGGTGGCTTTCGCTGGCCAACCTGTCGGTCTCTGAGAGTTCGTTCATATGGCCGCGCGTCGTCCAGGTAATGGGACTGGGCATGGTCACCGTCCCGCTGTCGACGATCATGTTCCGCTTCCTGCCCTCCGACCAAAGCTCCAACGCAGCGGGACTATACGCCCTAGTGCGTAACGAGGGCGGATCCATCGGCATCGCAGTTGCGAGCACCTTCCTGCAGCGTACAGCGCAGGCACACCAGGCCTACCTGGGAGCGAACCTCACCGCTTCCAATCCGCTGGCACAGCGGGCGCTGCAAGCAGTAGGCAACGCGCAGGGATTCAGTGCAGCCAACCAAGGCATCGCCGGCCTGTCTGAACTGTACGGGCGCCTGCGGGAACAGGCGCAGTTGCTGGCGTACATGGATCAGTACCGGCTGTTCACCTATTTGCTTATCTTCCTGTTGCCGCTGGTCTTCTTCTTGAAGCGTCCGCCACGCATCATTGGCAAGATCGAGCTCGACGCGCACTAA
- the kdpB gene encoding potassium-transporting ATPase subunit KdpB yields MATKKRSLFDPAIVRRASVDALRKLSPRLMMKNPVMFVVEIGSVLTTVLLVIDRILHRGHFSFDLQITLWLWFTVLFANFAEAMAEGRGKAQADALRQAKSETTAYKVDKSGQVQEIASSQLRADDVVRVTAGQMIPGDGEVVEGVASVDESAITGESAPVIREAGGDRSAVTGGTRVLSDVITVRITSNPGETFLDRMIALVEGAERQKTPNEIALNILLAGLTIIFLLAVVTLQPFAQYSGAPQTVFVLISLLVCLIPTTIGGLLSAIGIAGMDRLVQHNVLATSGRAVEAAGDVNTLLLDKTGTITVGNRQAAEFVPAPGVTAAELADAAQLSSLADETPEGRSVVVLAKEQYNLRGRELGQVNAEFIPFSANTRMSGIEVDGRSIRKGAVDAIARYLDEHGKGMPAEVRASVEEISRKGGTPLVVAENGRAMGVIYLKDVVKGGMKERFDQLRAMGIRTVMITGDNPLTAAAIAREAGVDDFLAEAKPKDKMDLIKREQAEGKLVAMTGDGTNDAPALAQADVGVAMNSGTQAAKEAGNMVDLDSNPTKLIEIVGIGKQLLMTRGALTTFSIANDVAKYFAIIPAMFAGVFPVLNALNIMHLHNSESAVLSAIIFNALIIIGLIPLALKGVAYKPLSAAALLQRNLLVYGVGGIIVPFIGIKLIDMLITAIHLA; encoded by the coding sequence ATGGCCACGAAGAAACGTTCTCTCTTTGATCCCGCAATTGTCCGCCGCGCCTCGGTAGATGCCCTGCGCAAACTCAGCCCACGGCTGATGATGAAGAACCCCGTCATGTTTGTGGTGGAGATCGGCAGCGTGCTCACCACCGTGCTGCTGGTCATCGATCGCATCCTGCACCGTGGGCACTTCAGCTTCGACCTCCAGATCACGTTGTGGCTCTGGTTCACGGTGCTCTTCGCGAACTTCGCCGAGGCCATGGCGGAGGGCCGCGGCAAAGCACAGGCCGACGCCCTGCGCCAGGCCAAGTCCGAGACCACCGCCTACAAGGTGGACAAGAGCGGCCAAGTGCAGGAGATCGCCAGTTCCCAGTTGCGTGCCGACGATGTGGTCCGCGTCACCGCCGGGCAGATGATTCCTGGCGACGGTGAAGTAGTCGAAGGTGTCGCTTCTGTCGACGAATCCGCGATCACGGGCGAGTCTGCTCCGGTGATTCGCGAAGCCGGTGGCGATCGCTCCGCAGTTACGGGCGGCACGCGCGTGCTCAGTGACGTGATCACCGTACGCATCACCTCGAACCCTGGCGAGACCTTCCTCGACCGCATGATCGCGCTGGTCGAAGGCGCCGAACGGCAGAAGACTCCCAACGAAATTGCACTCAACATTCTGCTTGCGGGACTTACGATTATTTTCCTGTTGGCGGTCGTCACGCTGCAGCCGTTCGCGCAGTACTCGGGCGCGCCGCAGACCGTGTTCGTGCTCATCTCATTGCTGGTTTGCCTGATCCCGACCACCATTGGTGGGCTACTTTCGGCGATCGGCATCGCAGGTATGGATCGCCTCGTGCAGCACAACGTGCTGGCCACGAGCGGCCGCGCCGTGGAAGCCGCAGGCGACGTGAACACGCTGCTGCTCGACAAGACCGGCACCATTACCGTCGGCAATCGCCAGGCCGCTGAGTTCGTTCCCGCACCCGGTGTGACCGCTGCGGAGCTTGCCGACGCGGCGCAGCTCTCGTCGCTTGCCGATGAGACTCCGGAAGGCCGCAGCGTGGTCGTGCTCGCGAAGGAGCAGTACAACCTGCGCGGTCGCGAACTCGGCCAGGTGAACGCCGAGTTCATTCCCTTCAGCGCCAACACCCGCATGAGCGGCATCGAGGTGGACGGTCGCTCCATTCGCAAGGGTGCCGTGGATGCGATCGCTCGCTATCTGGACGAGCACGGCAAAGGCATGCCCGCTGAGGTTCGCGCCTCCGTCGAAGAGATCTCCCGCAAGGGCGGCACACCGCTGGTCGTCGCCGAGAACGGCCGCGCCATGGGCGTGATCTACCTGAAGGACGTGGTCAAGGGCGGCATGAAGGAGCGCTTCGACCAGCTCCGCGCCATGGGCATTCGCACGGTGATGATCACGGGCGATAACCCGCTGACCGCCGCCGCCATTGCGCGTGAGGCAGGTGTCGACGACTTTCTGGCGGAGGCCAAGCCCAAGGACAAGATGGACCTAATCAAGCGCGAGCAGGCCGAGGGCAAGCTCGTCGCCATGACCGGCGACGGTACCAACGACGCGCCCGCGCTGGCTCAGGCCGACGTAGGCGTCGCCATGAACAGCGGCACCCAGGCCGCCAAGGAAGCCGGCAACATGGTTGACCTCGACTCGAATCCGACCAAGCTGATCGAGATCGTCGGCATCGGCAAGCAGTTGCTCATGACACGCGGCGCTTTGACCACCTTCAGCATCGCGAATGACGTGGCCAAGTACTTCGCCATTATCCCGGCTATGTTCGCCGGCGTCTTCCCGGTGCTGAACGCGCTCAACATCATGCACCTGCACAACTCGGAATCGGCGGTACTGTCGGCTATCATCTTCAACGCTCTGATCATCATCGGTCTCATTCCGCTGGCGCTGAAAGGTGTAGCGTACAAGCCGCTATCTGCCGCAGCGCTGTTGCAGCGCAACCTGCTTGTCTATGGTGTGGGCGGCATCATCGTTCCGTTCATCGGCATCAAGCTGATCGACATGCTCATCACCGCGATTCACCTGGCGTAA
- a CDS encoding tetratricopeptide repeat protein, with protein MYRLSVSIVGVLSVMFLAPAPLRAQQAAAQLAGAGNIPASIPATSVGADTATHVVDGEGPPSMMLADSLVARGRYLAAIRVYSQLSPVSADVQNRMGVASERMLMFDQAQHCFEAALKLDPKMGDAWNNLGTVMHSRGDLGKAEKYYRKALKLKPTNADTFQNLGALYYSKRNYNKGDAMYRQAIRLDPEVMERTAQHGVQTAGTSKNQAEMHYHQACTFAQSGNPKLALEFLRRSIVEGFHDRNRLLHESSFADLRTSEPFLRMVDDLKSN; from the coding sequence ATGTACCGCCTTTCGGTGTCGATCGTCGGCGTGTTGTCTGTGATGTTTCTTGCGCCCGCCCCGCTGCGAGCGCAACAGGCAGCGGCCCAGCTTGCGGGTGCCGGGAACATTCCTGCGTCTATTCCGGCGACGTCCGTGGGTGCGGACACGGCAACCCACGTGGTGGATGGCGAAGGTCCGCCCTCGATGATGTTGGCCGATTCGCTCGTCGCGCGCGGACGCTACCTGGCCGCCATTCGTGTATACAGCCAGCTATCTCCGGTCAGCGCCGATGTGCAGAATCGCATGGGCGTGGCCAGCGAGCGGATGCTGATGTTCGATCAGGCGCAGCACTGCTTTGAAGCGGCGCTGAAGCTGGACCCAAAAATGGGAGACGCCTGGAACAACCTGGGCACGGTGATGCACAGCCGCGGCGACCTGGGTAAGGCAGAAAAATACTACCGAAAAGCCCTGAAGCTGAAGCCGACCAACGCGGACACATTTCAGAATCTGGGCGCGCTGTACTACAGCAAGCGCAACTACAACAAGGGTGATGCGATGTATCGCCAGGCCATTCGGCTGGACCCTGAGGTGATGGAGCGAACGGCGCAGCACGGAGTACAGACTGCAGGCACTTCCAAGAACCAGGCCGAGATGCACTACCACCAGGCGTGCACGTTTGCGCAGAGTGGCAATCCAAAGCTGGCTTTGGAATTTCTACGGCGCAGCATCGTCGAAGGATTTCACGACCGCAACCGGTTGTTGCACGAGTCGAGCTTTGCCGATCTACGGACCAGCGAACCGTTCCTGCGGATGGTGGACGATCTGAAGAGCAACTGA